The Primulina eburnea isolate SZY01 chromosome 8, ASM2296580v1, whole genome shotgun sequence genome contains a region encoding:
- the LOC140838343 gene encoding probable pectinesterase/pectinesterase inhibitor 51 translates to MQHRKPIKSPPPPISNPVKNSSRKFQDLKFFFITMAALLAFTILILFLFFSLSSARHHNHHIRKPSSPTPHADSSRSDNVVHEACKASRDPPTCESWLSQSNNVPPNATISQVIQSAMWVTSRYLEIARGMVQNILDGSLDNQNRSNAAKTCLELLRYSEYRMNLAGEALPRGKIKDARAWLSSALVYHYDCWSALKYVNDTSSVGSTMAFFNSSLILSTSNALGMMWNYDVFGDKIGSWAPPKTERDGFWEPGSDSSGPKVAGGVPSDLKADVTVCKDSDACDYNLVQDAVNAAPDSAGSDKRFVIWIKTGVYEETVRVPLEKKNVVFLGDGMGKTVITGSMNVGQLGMSTYNSATVGVVGDGFMATGLTIQNTAGPDAHQAVAFRSDSDLSILENCEFIGNQDTLYAHSLRQYYKSCRIQGNVDFIFGNSASFFQNCSILVAPRQLRPEKGENNAVTAHGRIDPAQSTGFVFQNCLINGTDAYMALYHSKPSVHKNFLGRPWKEYSRAVFLRCTLEALIRPDGWMPWSGDFALKTLYYGEFANSGLGSDTSKRVSWSSLIPAEHVDSYSVQNFIQGDQWIPTSFL, encoded by the exons ATGCAGCACCGAAAACCTATAAAATCCCCACCACCACCCATATCAAACCCCGTCAAAAACAGTTCTAGAAAATTTCAGGATTTGAAATTCTTCTTCATTACAATGGCGGCGCTTCTTGCTTTCACAATTCTGATACTCTTTCTATTCTTCTCCCTCTCCTCCGCCCGCCACCACAACCACCACATCCGGAAGCCATCGTCTCCCACGCCTCACGCCGACAGCTCACGATCTGACAATGTAGTTCACGAGGCCTGCAAGGCTTCACGTGATCCCCCAACATGTGAATCCTGGCTGTCCCAGTCAAATAACGTGCCCCCGAATGCCACCATCTCGCAGGTAATCCAATCCGCCATGTGGGTCACCTCGCGATATCTTGAAATAGCTCGAGGCATGGTCCAGAATATCCTGGACGGCTCCTTGGATAACCAGAACCGGTCCAATGCCGCCAAAACGTGTCTGGAGCTGCTGCGTTACTCAGAATACAGGATGAATCTGGCGGGCGAAGCTCTGCCGCGGGGAAAGATAAAGGACGCCCGCGCATGGTTAAGCTCGGCGTTGGTGTACCATTACGACTGCTGGTCGGCGCTCAAGTACGTGAATGACACGTCCTCGGTGGGCAGTACCATGGCGTTCTTCAATTCTTCTCTGATCTTGTCCACCAGCAATGCGCTGGGCATGATGTGGAATTATGATGTTTTCGGCGACAAAATCGGGTCTTGGGCCCCACCCAAGACCGAGCGCGACGGATTCTGGGAACCCGGATCAGATTCATCAGGACCCAAGGTGGCCGGTGGAGTGCCGTCTGATCTCAAGGCGGACGTTACTGTCTGCAAGGACAGCGACGCCTGTGATTACAACTTGGTGCAGGATGCGGTGAATGCAGCCCCGGATAGCGCCGGGTCGGATAAGCGGTTTGTTATATGGATCAAGACCGGGGTTTATGAGGAGACGGTTCGGGTACCATTGGAGAAAAAGAATGTTGTTTTCTTGGGTGATGGCATGGGCAAAACGGTAATTACAGGTTCCATGAACGTGGGCCAGCTAGGGATGTCCACCTACAACTCCGCCACAGTTG GAGTAGTTGGTGATGGATTCATGGCTACAGGCCTCACAATACAAAATACAGCGGGCCCTGATGCTCATCAAGCAGTAGCTTTCCGATCAGACAGCGATCTGTCCATCCTCGAAAATTGTGAATTCATCGGCAATCAAGACACCCTATACGCTCACTCGCTTCGCCAGTACTACAAATCATGCCGAATCCAAGGCAATGTGGACTTCATATTCGGAAACTCAGCATCGTTCTTCCAAAATTGCTCCATCCTAGTCGCCCCTCGACAACTCAGACCCGAAAAGGGTGAGAACAATGCTGTGACAGCCCATGGAAGAATCGACCCCGCCCAATCGACCGGCTTCGTTTTCCAAAATTGCTTGATCAATGGTACGGATGCATACATGGCTTTGTATCACAGTAAGCCGAGTGTGCACAAGAATTTCCTCGGAAGGCCATGGAAGGAGTATTCGAGGGCGGTTTTTCTTCGATGTACATTAGAGGCTCTTATTAGACCGGATGGGTGGATGCCTTGGAGTGGCGACTTTGCATTGAAAACATTATACTATGGCGAGTTTGCGAATTCGGGGCTCGGATCAGATACGTCTAAACGAGTTTCGTGGAGTAGTCTGATTCCCGCAGAACATGTCGATTCGTACTCGGTTCAAAATTTCATTCAGGGCGACCAGTGGATTCCAACATCTTTTTTATGA
- the LOC140838342 gene encoding chromatin assembly factor 1 subunit FAS2-like isoform X2, with translation MKGGTVQINWHDTKPVLTCDFHPQSSILATGGADYDIKLWATMSGKDQSKAPGVTYQSSLSHHNSAVNVLRFSPSGEQLASGADGGELILWKLNSTDAGEVWKVLKSLAFHRKDVLDLQWSNDCAHLISGSVDNTCIIWDAKKGSVHQILDGHFHYVQGVAWDPLMKYAASISSDRTCRVYINKPSKSKAVEKTNYVCQHVIAKAEPQIAEESKSTRSHLFHDETLPSFFRRLSWSPDGSFLLVPAGSYKSTPASEPINTTYAFSRQDLSRPAVMLPGANKPVVAFPYRLIFAVATLNSLYLYDTESIQPLVIIAGVHYAAITDIAWSPTGNFLALSSQDGYCTLLEFESQELGAPVALPEEKQTDVTEVERVLEPIINDKGTVSMDDRMERIENSQREDKSEDWRHTSPSTTIIPSNPCKPAKRRITPMAID, from the exons ATGAAGGGTGGAACGGTTCAAATCAATTGGCACGATACGAAGCCCGTACTCACCTGCGATTTCCATCCGCAATCCAGCATCCTTGCCACCGGAGGCGCCGACTATGACATCAAG TTATGGGCAACAATGTCCGGCAAAGATCAATCGAAAGCTCCTGGAGTTACTTATCAAAGCAGCCTTTCGCATCACAATTCTGCTGTGAATGTACTTCGCTTCTCTCCTTCAG GGGAGCAGCTCGCATCTGGTGCTGATG GTGGAGAGCTGATTTTATGGAAACTAAATTCTACTGATGCTGGTGAAGTGTGGAAGGTCCTTAAGTCATTGGC GTTTCACCGCAAGGATGTATTAGATCTACAGTGGTCAAATGATTGCGCACATCTCATTTctggatcagttgataatacATGCATTATATGGGATGCTAAAAAAG GTTCTGTTCACCAAATTTTGGACGGGCATTTTCACTATGTTCAAGGTGTAGCATGGGATCCATTGATGAAATATGCAGCATCTATTAGTTCAGATAGAACTTGTCGTGTTTATATTAACAAGCCATCTAAATCAAAAGCTGTTGAGAAAACAAACTATGTTTGTCAGCATGTGATTGCAAAGGCAGAACCACAGATAGCTGAAGAATCTAAG TCTACAAGAAGCCATCTTTTCCATGATGAGACACTTCCATCTTTCTTCCGAAGATTATCTTGGTCACCAGATGGATCATTTTTACTTGTGCCTGCAG GTTCTTATAAAAGCACACCTGCTTCTGAACCAATCAACACAACATATGCTTTTTCAAGGCAAGATCTTTCCAG GCCTGCAGTTATGCTCCCTGGTGCCAACAAACCTGTTGTAGCA TTCCCCTATCGCCTAATTTTTGCAGTGGCCACTTTGAATTCCTTGTACTTGTATGACACTGAGAGCATTCAACCACTAGTAATTATAGCTGGGGTTCATTATGCAGCCATAACAGACATTGCATG GTCTCCTACTGGTAATTTTTTGGCTTTATCCTCTCAAGACGGTTATTGCACGCTCCTCGAATTTGAATCTCAAGAACTTGGAGCACCTGTCGCTTTACCAG AAGAAAAGCAAACCGATGTTACTGAGGTGGAACGGGTCCTGGAACCCATCATCAATGATAAGGGCACGGTTTCTATGGACGATAGAATGGAAAGAATAGAGAATTCCCAAAGAGAGGACAAGAGTGAGGATTGGAGACACACTTCACCGAGTACAACAATTATACCTTCAAATCCATGTAAACCAGCCAAGAGACGCATTACACCCATGGCCATTGATTGA
- the LOC140838342 gene encoding chromatin assembly factor 1 subunit FAS2-like isoform X1 codes for MKGGTVQINWHDTKPVLTCDFHPQSSILATGGADYDIKLWATMSGKDQSKAPGVTYQSSLSHHNSAVNVLRFSPSGEQLASGADGGELILWKLNSTDAGEVWKVLKSLAFHRKDVLDLQWSNDCAHLISGSVDNTCIIWDAKKGSVHQILDGHFHYVQGVAWDPLMKYAASISSDRTCRVYINKPSKSKAVEKTNYVCQHVIAKAEPQIAEESKSTRSHLFHDETLPSFFRRLSWSPDGSFLLVPAGSYKSTPASEPINTTYAFSRQDLSRPAVMLPGANKPVVAVRFCPMTFKLRGSKTTPFFQFPYRLIFAVATLNSLYLYDTESIQPLVIIAGVHYAAITDIAWSPTGNFLALSSQDGYCTLLEFESQELGAPVALPEEKQTDVTEVERVLEPIINDKGTVSMDDRMERIENSQREDKSEDWRHTSPSTTIIPSNPCKPAKRRITPMAID; via the exons ATGAAGGGTGGAACGGTTCAAATCAATTGGCACGATACGAAGCCCGTACTCACCTGCGATTTCCATCCGCAATCCAGCATCCTTGCCACCGGAGGCGCCGACTATGACATCAAG TTATGGGCAACAATGTCCGGCAAAGATCAATCGAAAGCTCCTGGAGTTACTTATCAAAGCAGCCTTTCGCATCACAATTCTGCTGTGAATGTACTTCGCTTCTCTCCTTCAG GGGAGCAGCTCGCATCTGGTGCTGATG GTGGAGAGCTGATTTTATGGAAACTAAATTCTACTGATGCTGGTGAAGTGTGGAAGGTCCTTAAGTCATTGGC GTTTCACCGCAAGGATGTATTAGATCTACAGTGGTCAAATGATTGCGCACATCTCATTTctggatcagttgataatacATGCATTATATGGGATGCTAAAAAAG GTTCTGTTCACCAAATTTTGGACGGGCATTTTCACTATGTTCAAGGTGTAGCATGGGATCCATTGATGAAATATGCAGCATCTATTAGTTCAGATAGAACTTGTCGTGTTTATATTAACAAGCCATCTAAATCAAAAGCTGTTGAGAAAACAAACTATGTTTGTCAGCATGTGATTGCAAAGGCAGAACCACAGATAGCTGAAGAATCTAAG TCTACAAGAAGCCATCTTTTCCATGATGAGACACTTCCATCTTTCTTCCGAAGATTATCTTGGTCACCAGATGGATCATTTTTACTTGTGCCTGCAG GTTCTTATAAAAGCACACCTGCTTCTGAACCAATCAACACAACATATGCTTTTTCAAGGCAAGATCTTTCCAG GCCTGCAGTTATGCTCCCTGGTGCCAACAAACCTGTTGTAGCAGTACGTTTTTGCCCCATGACTTTTAAATTGCGGGGGTCAAAGACAA CTCCATTTTTCCAGTTCCCCTATCGCCTAATTTTTGCAGTGGCCACTTTGAATTCCTTGTACTTGTATGACACTGAGAGCATTCAACCACTAGTAATTATAGCTGGGGTTCATTATGCAGCCATAACAGACATTGCATG GTCTCCTACTGGTAATTTTTTGGCTTTATCCTCTCAAGACGGTTATTGCACGCTCCTCGAATTTGAATCTCAAGAACTTGGAGCACCTGTCGCTTTACCAG AAGAAAAGCAAACCGATGTTACTGAGGTGGAACGGGTCCTGGAACCCATCATCAATGATAAGGGCACGGTTTCTATGGACGATAGAATGGAAAGAATAGAGAATTCCCAAAGAGAGGACAAGAGTGAGGATTGGAGACACACTTCACCGAGTACAACAATTATACCTTCAAATCCATGTAAACCAGCCAAGAGACGCATTACACCCATGGCCATTGATTGA
- the LOC140837668 gene encoding cell wall / vacuolar inhibitor of fructosidase 2-like, which produces MGFSCFWLLLSIILTTSFVYPSSSAHGNSDLIQKTCKNTKYYDLCVSSLKSDASSRKADAKGLALIMIKVGIANATATNSYLSLEMVNVPNDTLMKKVMQQCADMYASANDSLQNSVQDLSMDMYDYAYLHVLAAADYPNSCHNAFNRYPGTNYPSELALREDGLKRICDVVLGIIDGLSL; this is translated from the coding sequence ATGGGATTTTCTTGCTTTTGGTTGTTACTTTCCATAATTCTCACCACTTCTTTTGTTTATCCAAGCTCATCAGCTCATGGGAACTCAGATTTGATTCAAAAAACATGCAAGAACACAAAATATTACGACCTCTGTGTATCCTCACTGAAGTCTGATGCCTCCAGTCGAAAAGCAGACGCAAAGGGATTGGCCCTAATCATGATTAAGGTCGGAATAGCCAATGCAACAGCCACAAATTCTTACCTCTCACTTGAAATGGTAAACGTCCCAAACGACACGTTGATGAAGAAAGTTATGCAACAATGTGCGGACATGTATGCCTCTGCAAATGATTCACTCCAGAATTCAGTTCAAGATTTGAGCATGGACATGTATGATTATGCCTATTTGCATGTGTTGGCAGCTGCAGATTATCCCAATTCGTGTCACAATGCATTTAACCGGTATCCGGGAACGAATTATCCATCTGAACTTGCTCTTAGGGAGGATGGATTGAAGCGTATCTGTGATGTGGTTTTGGGGATCATCGATGGCCTTTCCCTGTGA